AGAACGCGCGTATTTGCTAACATCACGTTCGATTCAGTCGTTGAATTTGACCGGTAAATGCCTTGTTTCAGATAAGCCTGTTCCCCAACGTAAAGCGTTGGGACATCGACCAAGGTCACAAGCTTCTCGCCCGACTCGAACACGGCCACCGACCCCTTCGACTCAGACCACAGAACGTCAACGGCAAAACGGTACCATTTGCGACTCGCGAAATCAGCAATTCGAACGCGAGTTTCCTGCACAGATGCACAGCGCCCTCCGCCTGCGTCGCCACCACGCACTTCGAGGTAAATGCCATAGCCCAGCGAAGGCGACTTCGATATCTTCAGAGCGATGTTTGGCGAGCACTTACTGGACCCGGTCTGATGCCACTGTGTAAATGTCAACCAACCAACCGATGGCTTGAGCTCGAGCTCATCGGGAAAGTAGCTCCACCAGTCGTACTCTCTTAACTCACCCTCACTCCCGCCTGTCAAGTCCGCTGACAACGCCAACTCAGCACGCTCGGTATTCTGAGAATTTGTATGGTCACCAGACTCGACCTTAACGACACCAAGACCCGGCCAAGCCGACCCTCCCAGCGACCGCACCCCAACTCTAGATTCGTCAACCGCCTGCAAACTAGACCACTGACTCAGATCCCCAGTCGAGAAATCGCCATGCCACACCAGATCACTTTTTTGATAAACACTATCCGTCATCAACGGGCCACCGTTAAGGACAACGACAAGCATCACTACAAGGATCAATACTCTATCGCGCATGGACCGTCCGACAATGCACATAAAGAATCACCTACTTCCCCATCGACTTCTTAACGAAAGTCAATAGCAACCATAAGTCGCGACGCACCGAAACCACTAACAACGCCAGAAGACCCACGTATGAACAACCAGCTCCGAAAGCGATAATGATCTCCAAGAAATCACCGAAAGACAGGGCGGACACGACAAGCAAAGACAACAATCCAATTGGCATTGCAACGAGCAGAAGCGAACGACAAGCGTCGAGGAACAGCGGCTTGACGCTCGTGTTCGTCATCCGTCCCGCGAAGAAGAGCAGTAGGATCCAGAAAACGAAATACGCGATCGAATGAGCGACGGCGACACCCATAATTCCCCAAGCAGTCCCAGCAATTAGAGCGACCACGATCAACGGCTGGGTCCACAAATAGAGGCGAAATTGCGAACCAGTCTTGCCCTTGGATACAAACATCCAGTAGCCTACCTGACTCACGGAGCGAAAGGCCCCACCGATTGCCAAAACAGCCAGGACAGGGGTTACCTCGGTCCATTGACTACCAAATACGATTCGAACAACGGGTTCAGCAACGCCGGCCACGAACGCAAACACCGTCGCGGTGAAGTAACAAGCGAGTAACTGAGCCCTCCGGATAACCGAATCATATCGCTGGCGGTCGTCTTGAATTCTCGACAAAATAGGAACCGCGACCCGGCTCACTGGGACATTAATCTGCTGAAGTGGCAGCAGCAGCAACTGATAGGCTCTGCTGTACAAGCCAAGTTGCGCAGAACCAGCCGTAATACCTATAGCGACATTATCGGCGTTCTGCGCAAAATAGGACATCACACGAGTACCTACCAGGCCTCCCCCAAATCTTACAAAACCAACGATCGATACTTCTCGGCATGGCAATCCGGGGCGCCATCTACAAAGCAATACGGCAATCAACAACGAAAAAGCTGACGCGACAATTTGCTGAATCACCAGAGACCAGTACGACGCACCTGAAAACGCAGCTACTACCGCAACGGCCAAACCAACAATCTGAGGTAAAAGATCTATGATTGCCAACCGGACGAACTTCATCGACCTGTTGACCTCAGCGATAAACTGCGCCGCCATGCCGTTCAGGAAAAAAATTACAGATAGAGCTAGGCAGATCGGCCCCAATCGGCCATCACCATAAATCGCAGCTATCGGCCAACTAAGAAGCATAACCAATCCGGCGCAACAGATTCCTATTGATGAATTTGCCCAGAATAGATTTGTCCGTTCGCGATCAGTCAAGGAACGAGCCTGTACAGCCGCGGTCGAGAGACCAAAGTCTCTAAGAATTTCCGCAATTCCGATAACAGCAGTCACCATTGCAACCAAACCAAACGCGTCCGGCTCTAACAGGCGCGCCAAAATTGGGATTGAACCGAACTGGACCAAAAATTTGATCGCTTGTCCGGCCAATGTAGCGCTGGCGCCGCGAGCGGCCACGCCGCCATAACCAGCCTTCAGGTCACGATTGCCTGATCCGGCTACTATCGAGTCATCGTCCCGCGACGCAGTCACTAGTACGCACTCAAGTATTCAAGGAGCAACAGCTCGTTCTGAATAACGGAGGCCTCAGCCCCTGCCTTCGCGGTCTCGGCTATCAGCCCTACACTTTGAGCCGCTGAAGATAAAAGTGACGAAATTTCGGCCGAACCCATTACCGAAGTGTCGACTACCATCTCAGCTAATCCGCCGGGCGCTAAGCTCCTTCCGACCTTTACATCTTCATGGTGCAGAGCCATTAGCGGAAACGCACCTTCACTCCAGCCAATTAAAAGAACATGCAAACGATCACTGAGGACGTACCTCGAATTACCATAAACTTCACGGACCACAGCTTCCTGGGTCACATGGTCAACCCCCGACCAAGGAACAAGGGTCGCGTCGAGTCGAGCAGCGACTACCGCCGATATCGCATTGTCGCGTTCTACTTGCACGGGCACTTGAATTGACAGGCGCCGGTCTTTAGCGAACGTTGCCACCGCCTGGAACCAAGCCGCAGACGGTAGCGGTCGATCGTATCTAAGTGAAACTGACAGCAATGTGCGCTGCACTTCACGAGATGGGGACGCATGATCATCAAACGCCCAATCAGGTCCTACGTGCCCGAACCCAAAGAATGATTGCGTCTCTTCATCACGCCAGATTGATAAGTCGTTCAATCGAGCACACCGACGCAGAATCGCCATCCATGGCCCGTTGGTTGAACGAATACCCGCACCAACACGGCATAGACGGCCTCCACGCACAGAGGAAACTACTCGAAATAGAACTAGACTTAGTGACCTCTTTGCTGTGTGCCAATTTCCATTTATCTCGCCAGCGTTGTCTAATACTACGCATCTGCGCCCTATGCACGTCCTAAGAAGGGCAATATACCATCGCCTATAGCTCCGATATACTGTCTTCGGGCAAAGACCCAAACCTAGAATGTAGCCGTCGCTGGCATCGCCGACGAAAACGTGTAAAGCCGGTCCGTGATCGAGCTTGTCAAGCATCCTCCGTCTGAGTACGACGTCCCCAATATTGTCGTCTTGACCAGACGCGATGACAAAGACCGAAGGCCTTCTACCAGAATCTCGCACCTTGCCACGCTTTCCTAGTCGTTTCGTCATTTCAGTTCCGTCTGCCTATTCCATAAAACCGGATTAATTCTAAAAATTGAGGATGCCAACTCGGCCAAGGCCCTGTCGTAGAATTTCTGGCGGCGATGTCAATCTAAGCAGTAAATACGTCAGCTTAAGTCGCTCGTAACCCGTTGCAGACCTTCGTTCGCAACTGACAATCTGGCGCTGCAAGAACCGACGTTGATCTCGGGACAGGTCGACGTCCCATTTTTCACGATATAGTCGGAGGCCGCGAGCACGGCGCGAATCCCACTGGGTCAACTTCGGGCCGTCATGCTGGCGATAAACTACGGTTCGATCTCGAGTAACGCTATAGTTGCCTAGTTCTTGCAGTAACCGAACCAGCAGATCCTTGTCATTGGACACCGGCAGTCCCTGATCGAATCCATCAATCGACCGAAACGTATTTGCGCTCACGACAAAGTTGCTCCCCGTCATGCCCGGATTTTTGGCCAACACGTCACTTGCGATCAGACCGGACTGCATATGAGGGCCGTTCACGAAGTCCTCACCAGCGAGATGGACAAGTCCACCGATGCATAACTGACTTCCATCGGACGTCATTGTCGAGATGGCACTTTCCAAATGATACGGAAGCCAGAAATCGTCGTCATCCAAAAATGCCAGTAGCTCCCCCTTCGCGACTGATGCACCAAAATTGCGAGAAGAAGACGCACCAAATGGTCCAGTCCTCTTCCTTAGATATCGGATATCGGTCTGACTCTGCTTCGCGATCGAAGCTACAAGCTCCTCCGCTGATTGGTCACCGTCGTCGACCACCACGATCTCCAAAGGCCGCCACGTCTGCCCTATAGCGGACCATATTGCAAGCTGAAGTAGCTCAAGCCTGTCATGCGTCGGAATGACACAAGATACTTTCATTTCTTTACCACCCCAACGAAACTTGCCGATCTTTGGTGGCCGAACGGCCCGGGTGACGAGTCGCACAATACGGCGTCTTTGGCCCCGATTGGGCTCAAGTCTCGAACTTGCCAAGCAATAACTACGATATACATCATCGGAACGTAAGCTAGGGTGTTCGCTACAGTGGCATTCACCAGCACCAGCGATGACAACGCAATGTGAAACGGCATGGAGGATTTAGCAACTGGAGACCGGAGAATAAGCCAAGCAAGCAAGACCAAAACCACGAATCCAACCAGCCCGACTTCAACGAGGAACCGTACATACTCGCTATGGGGCTGTTTGCCCAACGGTTGTATAGCCCGAGATGTCGAACCAAATCCCCACCCAAATAACGGCCTATCTTGCCAAATTTCAAGCAGTCGACTCCAATTCGAAAGCCGCCAATTCAGACTGTTGGTCTGCTCGCCTGCCGACGCAACCCTGACTCCGCTGTCGTCGATCTCGCTAAATCGTTTGATGTAGCTGGAGTTCGACGCGAGTAGCACCAGCGCACCTAAGACTCCCAGAGATAGCACTACCCGCGTTCCGAACGTAATTCTTTGCCTATAACCTAAAAGCAAAACTGCTATCCCGACACATCCAGTTATGGCACCGCCGAGGCTTACATTAAGAACCATGGCTGCAACAGATGAGATGCAACCCGCGGCAAACAGCTTTTGTTTGGTCATAAGAAACGCGTATAGCGACACCACTGCGACGACTGCGAACATGCCCGCAGCGGCGTTCTTATTCGCGAATGTTCCAAAAGCGCCTCCGGCAGCGTTATAAAATTCCGGCGTCTTTGTTATCTCGCCGAAAAACACAAAAGTTGCTGCAGGAAATGACGCTAGCACGAGTGCTTGAGCAACCTTCAAGTCGCCAACATCCCTACGCACCACCACGGCCAAACATGCCATCCCAACAATTGAAACAAGTCTGGTGTACTCGTTTAGTATGCTGGAAGTACCATCGACAAGCCATAACGCGTAGATCGATGACAACAAGGCACCAATAGGTACCCAGAGTACAATCTGACCTACAACGAATCTTCTTAAGACAAAATACCCAACCGCATATCCAATGACGAACAACGCGATCAAAAGGTTGACTCCAAAGCTCACTGAACCTGGCAGCATTTTACTGTCAGACAGCGTTCGCGTCACCACGAGCACCGCCAGAACCACGAGGGGAGACGCCGTCAGGAAGAGAGCCGCGGTAGCAATAACCGCCACTGCTGCAAGAACCCGTATATCTATCGCGGTTGCGGCACCGAGTGCGGCGACAGTTAGCCCGACGACTGTAAACACGGCCACCTGTTTGGTCCTGCCGTCCATAGACTTACCTCTCAGTAGCGCGTGCCGGACACAAAGCTACACTCATTTGCGCCCGGTCAGGGTCGCCTGTGCCCATCGATACTGATTGTGAAGACCTTCCTCAAGCGTTACCTGGGGCTTCCAGCCGATAATGTTGCGTATTGCGTCCGTTGCGCCACCAGTGCGATAGACATCTCCGCTGACGCCAGCACTGTACTGCTTCTGAATGTCCAAAGATGTTATTCTTGAGAGTAATTCAATGGTTTCGTTTACGCTCACCGATGTTCCGCCCGCGACGTTAAAGACCGAGCCCGGGTTCGTCCCGCACTCCGCAGCGGCGATATTTGCAGCCACAATGTCGTCTACATATGTGAAGTCGCGAATTTGCTCACCGTTTCCGAAGATCGGTATGGGTCTGCCGTTGAGGGCCGCATCCAAGAAGCGATTGAAGGCCATGTCTGGACGTTGGCCGGGACCGTAGACCGTGAAGTATCTTAAGGAGACTGTATCCAGTCCGTAGTTCTGTGCGTACAGGGACACCAGGTGTTCGGCAGCCAGCTTAGTGACACCGTATGGACTCATTGGCCGCGGGACGTCATTCTCAGATGTTGGATAAGACAGTGCGTCGCCATAAACCGATGAGGATGATGCATATACGATTTTTATTTTTTGGTCTATCGCGTTAGCCGCCTCAAGAAGCTTCTGCGTTGCTGCTATGTTTGAGTAGATGTATGAGTCGAAATCAGATCCCCAGGACTTTCGAACGCCAGGCTGACCGGCCTGATGAAATACAACGTCAACCTTTGATAGGAGGCTCTTCAGGTCCGCCGTATTTAGGTCTAAGTTGTGAAACTCAAATTTGTCCAGTCCGATGCTTTCTATGTTCGACTTCTTCTGATCAACACTGTAGTAGTCGGTGAGCGAATCTATTCCGCGAACGTCGTGACCTAGGGCTATGAGGCGTCGAGCAAGTGCGCTTCCAATAAATCCTGCTACTCCGGTAACTAGGGCATGCATCGCGGTTCCTTTGCCTTCAGATGAGCGTGTCTTGGTATAGGTCACTTATTACCGCTGGTGCGGATAAGTGCATCACAGAGCCTGTTGCTTGCGAAGAGGAAAGTTGCTGCACTTCACGTATGAGTTTCGACAGTTCCGACGGGCTCCTGCCACCCGCGGTATATCCGTTCACACCGTCTGCGACGAGCTTTCCTGTGTCAGCCCCTGGCGTAACTACGGACAGAAGGCCATTAGCTAATGCTTCAACTAGCACTCGTGGATAGCCTTCGTATCCCGGTACAGACGTCATCAAGAAGATATCTGCCCTCGACATCTCTCGCATAACGTCTGCCGGAGCCAGCCGACCCGTGCATACCACGTGCCGTTGGAGACCGCGGTGCTCAATGTCAGCGAGAATCTGAGAATGTAAATTCCCAGCTCCTACCATAGTGAGGTGCCATTGTTCCTCTGGATGCTGCTGCACTAAGGTTTCAAGCGTCGCCAGGGCGAGATGTGGATCTTTCGGCCGCTCAAATCGGCCAACCCAGAGTATATTGCGTTTCGGACTACGCTCTTCCGCCTGTCCAACAATTTCTGGATCCCACCAAGTAGGTGAGCTTTTCGCGTTTGCGTTCCACTTCTCCACTGCCGCAATGTAATCTGGGTTAAACACCCGGACTTGATCGGCGTGCTTGACGGTAAACTTCTCAATTAGCCTGTGAACAACCGCCGCTTTTCGCCAAAACGAGTCAGAATTTTCCCCTAGAATACCAGACTCTTGCGTGTGAATGAAGTAGGTATGTCCGCTCCTTGGCCACAGCAAGAGCGAGAGAGCCCCGAGGTCTGCACGATGCGCTTGGACGACGCCATGAGATCCAATTCTCCTACGGAATCGGATAGCTGCTACGCCAATACGTAGTGAATGCGGAATCTTTCGCAGCTGATTACCTGGATCCAATTCCGTGACAGGAAAGTATCCGATCGTTCGTCCAGATATCGAGATCTCAGACCACTTGCCGAGGACATGTCGATTGGTGAGTACTTCATTTCCCCAGACCCCAACAATGCCGATTTTTTCGTCTGCGCGGTGATACTTGAGTATTCCGCGAATGCAGGTGTCGATGCCGCCAGGTGCCGGAGTTTTGGGGTCGAACTTGTGAAAAATTATGCGGTCGAAATGAGGTGTCTTCACCGAATGCTCTCTCTTTCCTTGTGGGAGGGTCCTGCCTGCACCCACGTCATGCTCGCCACATCGTGCTCACTGCTACTGATCTCCGCCTTAACAGAATGTTCGGGCGGGCATCGGTGCTTCAAATCCCACCTCTGTCGGCCTGATGAACGCTGTGGCCGATAGTGTCGGTTAACTGACTCCGCGTCGGCTTCTCAAGGTCGAGCACGACCGCTAGGTCTCGTGTGATCAGTTCGCGAACAATGAGACTCTGATGGTTGTCGATGTGTTCGTTGTATTTCATTGATCGCGGGACTACCAGAGGCTTTATCCCTAAGTCCAATAGCTCCATTATTGATCCGACTCCGGCGTGAGTAACGACAACGTCTGCCGCTTGCGCCAGTCTGCGGAACTCTTGTGGTGACACCTCGGAAAGGACGCCTTCAGTGAGATCGGCGCGCGTGGTGCATCCCACCTGCCACGTCACCTTGTCACCTGGCCGAAGCTGCCCCTTTACCGCGTCCACTAACCGGTCGAACCGGTATGGCTTAATGGTACCTAGCGTGACGAAGAAAGTTCGCGGCGCTCCATCGTCTGCCGAGCTACGGCTGCATGGTGGGTTGACGCTCTCCCACGAGTCTAAAATGGAGCCTTTGTAGGCCCACGTTTTGTTCGACCAACGCTCATGCTGCGTGTAAGTAGAAATTCCAGGAATCCGGCGAAGGATACGTCCACTCAGGGAAGGGCCGTCTGTCCGGGAAATGCTTTCGAGATATACACTCGGTATACCTCGGATCGCCGCGAGAGGAAGTACTGCAACTGCTAATGCGGCACCAGTGCTAATGCAGAAGTCAAATTTCTCCCGTTTCAGTATTTTCCAGACGATCCTGGCATTTGCAATCGTGTTTCGCCAGTCCCGCGGCGATATATAGTCAACGAACTCGTGGCGTTCGTCACCGATGGCACCGGCCGTTTGAGGCGTATCGAATGTTATCCAGAGTGAGTCTGCCGATACGGTTGCGGAGGCAGCAATTCGCCTAAGCTGAGCGAAATGCCCCCCGGAGTTAGCAGCCCAAAGCACCTTTGCTTTACTAGGAACAATTTGCGCTGCGGGGTGCGGCCTTGCCGACTTCATAATAAGACCTCGGTTTTACTGTCGTCGGTACGCGGAATCACACTCGGATGAATGCCCGTCTGCCGCTGTGAGGCGTGAAGAGGGTCCAATACATTCTGCACCGTAACTAAATCACCCTGAATGTTGCATTCCTTGGGCTTTCGTAAGAAAGCATGGACAGTTTGGCCCACAAGTCTGCCGAATGCGACTTCGTGGAGGTGGGGCTCTTCGATGACTCGACGATTTCTGTTCTTAGTACGCACCATTGCTGGCCACCACGGCTTTCATGGTCTTGGCAATAATGAGTAGGTCTCCGACCATCGACCAGTTCTCGACATACGAAAGATCAAGCCGGACAGTCTCTTCCCAAGACAAGTCGGATCGTCCGCTGACCTGCCACAGGCCGGTGACTCCCGGCTTGACCAACAGTCGCCGACGAACCTCACCGTTGTAGGTCTCGACCTCGCGGCGCAGCGGTGGCCTCGGCCCCACCACACTCATCTCGCGCTTGAGAACGTTGATGAACTGCGGAAGCTCGTCGAGACTGAAACGGCGCAGTACTTTGCCCACGGGTGTCACGCGCGGATCTTCACGCATCTTGAACAAGACCCCGCCTGCACCCTCGTTCTGATCGAGGAGGTGCGCAACCTGCTTGTCCGCATCGGCGGTCATACTGCGGAACTTGATCATCGAGAACGGCGTGCCGTCGATGCCCATCCGCTCGGACTTGTAGAACACCGGTCCGCGACTGGTTGTCTTCACTGCGATGGCGACTGCGAGCAGTATCGGCGAGATCAGCACCAGCACCAGAGCTGCAAACGTGAGGTCGAAGGCGGTCTTGCTGAACCGGGTCGCGCCGTTGTACTGAGGCTTCTCGACGTGAATCAGCGGAAAGCCGGCCACGGGACGCATCACCAAGCGTGGCCCGGCAACATCGACCACACCCGGCGCGACCACCAAGTCGACGTCCTTCTTCTCGAGATCCCAGATCATCTTGCGAATGCCCTTGTTGCCGAGGTGCTCGGTTGCGGTGACGGCAACCGTGTCGGCACCGCACTCACCGATTGCGTCGAGAACATCGTGCTCATCCCCCAGCACCGGGATGTCGGTGCCTTCCACATGAACCAGCCCGTCCCGCGGAGCCTCGTAGCCGGGCATGCAGATACCCACCACCGCGTAACCCGAGGACGGAGATTTCTCGAAAGACTGTGCCATCGATACCGCGGCCGATCGGCTACCCACGATCAACACCGAGGTCTTGTACTCGCCCTTGCTGCGCATTCGAGTGACGACCTTGCGCCACACCCAGCGACTCAGCAGCAGTGCGAGCAGTCCGACGGGCAAAGCAATGGCCAGATACAGGCGAGCGAAGTCGATGCGGAACAACAGCGACACGATCGCGATGACGCCGAACAGACGGAAGGTTGCCGAGACGATACGTCGGTACTCCTCCGCGCCGTTTCCGATGACGCGAGGGGATCTGGTGCGGAAGATGGCGAGGAAGGCGATCCAGAGAACGCCCAGGGCAATGGATACCCCGGTGTACGTGAGTGTCGGTAGCAAGCCCGTCGTCGCCACATCGCTGTCCCCGAAACGAACGACCTGAGCCAGTGCGATCGACAGAACGACGACGACGACATCAGCTACGCGCAGCCGCCTGATGTATTGCTGTTCCCACACGTGACGCGACGTCAGGGTGCGTGTTGCGACAGCGCCCTGCCGACGCGGATATCCCCACAGAGAGCGTTGTGCAGCCCCGACAGATGCCACGTGCTCCCCTCCTCTGCATTGCGGCGCCCACCGAAGGTGAACGCACCTGCTCGGTTCGAACCAATCCGGAAAGCAACTGGTACCGAATTGAAATAGTCCCATGCCGTTATCCAATGCACCACGCGAGCGGCCGAGATCACAAATAAATAACAGCAGGTATCCGGTCTACCACACCATGGCTGACTAGGCGATATGTGAGACAGAAGCCCACTCGGTGTAACCGCGACAGGGCCGAAAAACGTTACATCTGAACACAATCGGCACCGCAATGTGAGGCTCCACAGGTTACAGCGCCGTTTATTGTGTAATTGACAGCCTCACTCCTGCCAATAGCACGCCGAACAAACCACCACACCGCTCCGCGACGGCGAAACAAGGATTTTGCCTACATGGGCGTACGCGAGAAGTCGAATAGCCGACGAGCTACATCTAAAGGAATGACCGTGAGAATCATTCCAACGAATGAATTTGTCGCTTGGGATTGTCGGTCGCGATCAGGGACGGCCGAGCCCGCGGTAGTTCCACCCCGCCGCCCGCCACTGCTCCGGGTCCAGGCAGTTGCGGCCGTCGATCAAGGTCTTGCTGCGCACTGCGCCCTCCAGGTCCTTCGGAGTGAGTGCCTTGAACTCTTTCCATTCCGTCAGCACCAACACCACATCTGCGCCCTCGCAGGCTTCGAGCGCGGAGTTGCTGTAGGTCAGCGTGGGGAACAGCGCCCGCGAGTTCTCCATCGCCTTGGGGTCGTACACGTTGACCGCGGCACCCTGCAGCTGGATCTGCCCGGCCACGTTGAGAGCTGGTGAATCACGCACGTCGTCGGAATCGGGCTTGAAGGCCGCGCCGAGCACGGCGACTCGAGCGCCGAGGAGAGATCCGCATGCCTCGCGGGCCAGCTCGACCATGCGGGTACGGCGTCGCATGTTGATGTTGTCGACCTCGCGCAGGAACGTCAGGGCCTGGTCGGCACCGAGTTCGCCCGCCCTGGCCATGAACGCCCGGATGTCCTTGGGCAGGCAGCCACCGCCGAAGCCGATGCCGGCGTTGAGGAACTTGCGGCCGATGCGCTCGTCGTGGCCGATGGCGTCGGCAAGGACGGTGACATCCGCTCCAGCTGCCTCACACACCTCGGCAATGGCGTTGATGAACGAGATCT
The nucleotide sequence above comes from Rhodococcoides fascians A25f. Encoded proteins:
- a CDS encoding heparin lyase I family protein; the encoded protein is MRDRVLILVVMLVVVLNGGPLMTDSVYQKSDLVWHGDFSTGDLSQWSSLQAVDESRVGVRSLGGSAWPGLGVVKVESGDHTNSQNTERAELALSADLTGGSEGELREYDWWSYFPDELELKPSVGWLTFTQWHQTGSSKCSPNIALKISKSPSLGYGIYLEVRGGDAGGGRCASVQETRVRIADFASRKWYRFAVDVLWSESKGSVAVFESGEKLVTLVDVPTLYVGEQAYLKQGIYRSNSTTESNVMLANTRVLRRRVL
- a CDS encoding lipopolysaccharide biosynthesis protein, with product MTASRDDDSIVAGSGNRDLKAGYGGVAARGASATLAGQAIKFLVQFGSIPILARLLEPDAFGLVAMVTAVIGIAEILRDFGLSTAAVQARSLTDRERTNLFWANSSIGICCAGLVMLLSWPIAAIYGDGRLGPICLALSVIFFLNGMAAQFIAEVNRSMKFVRLAIIDLLPQIVGLAVAVVAAFSGASYWSLVIQQIVASAFSLLIAVLLCRWRPGLPCREVSIVGFVRFGGGLVGTRVMSYFAQNADNVAIGITAGSAQLGLYSRAYQLLLLPLQQINVPVSRVAVPILSRIQDDRQRYDSVIRRAQLLACYFTATVFAFVAGVAEPVVRIVFGSQWTEVTPVLAVLAIGGAFRSVSQVGYWMFVSKGKTGSQFRLYLWTQPLIVVALIAGTAWGIMGVAVAHSIAYFVFWILLLFFAGRMTNTSVKPLFLDACRSLLLVAMPIGLLSLLVVSALSFGDFLEIIIAFGAGCSYVGLLALLVVSVRRDLWLLLTFVKKSMGK
- a CDS encoding glycosyltransferase family 2 protein encodes the protein MKVSCVIPTHDRLELLQLAIWSAIGQTWRPLEIVVVDDGDQSAEELVASIAKQSQTDIRYLRKRTGPFGASSSRNFGASVAKGELLAFLDDDDFWLPYHLESAISTMTSDGSQLCIGGLVHLAGEDFVNGPHMQSGLIASDVLAKNPGMTGSNFVVSANTFRSIDGFDQGLPVSNDKDLLVRLLQELGNYSVTRDRTVVYRQHDGPKLTQWDSRRARGLRLYREKWDVDLSRDQRRFLQRQIVSCERRSATGYERLKLTYLLLRLTSPPEILRQGLGRVGILNF
- a CDS encoding O-antigen ligase family protein; translated protein: MDGRTKQVAVFTVVGLTVAALGAATAIDIRVLAAVAVIATAALFLTASPLVVLAVLVVTRTLSDSKMLPGSVSFGVNLLIALFVIGYAVGYFVLRRFVVGQIVLWVPIGALLSSIYALWLVDGTSSILNEYTRLVSIVGMACLAVVVRRDVGDLKVAQALVLASFPAATFVFFGEITKTPEFYNAAGGAFGTFANKNAAAGMFAVVAVVSLYAFLMTKQKLFAAGCISSVAAMVLNVSLGGAITGCVGIAVLLLGYRQRITFGTRVVLSLGVLGALVLLASNSSYIKRFSEIDDSGVRVASAGEQTNSLNWRLSNWSRLLEIWQDRPLFGWGFGSTSRAIQPLGKQPHSEYVRFLVEVGLVGFVVLVLLAWLILRSPVAKSSMPFHIALSSLVLVNATVANTLAYVPMMYIVVIAWQVRDLSPIGAKDAVLCDSSPGPFGHQRSASFVGVVKK
- a CDS encoding NAD-dependent epimerase/dehydratase family protein — encoded protein: MHALVTGVAGFIGSALARRLIALGHDVRGIDSLTDYYSVDQKKSNIESIGLDKFEFHNLDLNTADLKSLLSKVDVVFHQAGQPGVRKSWGSDFDSYIYSNIAATQKLLEAANAIDQKIKIVYASSSSVYGDALSYPTSENDVPRPMSPYGVTKLAAEHLVSLYAQNYGLDTVSLRYFTVYGPGQRPDMAFNRFLDAALNGRPIPIFGNGEQIRDFTYVDDIVAANIAAAECGTNPGSVFNVAGGTSVSVNETIELLSRITSLDIQKQYSAGVSGDVYRTGGATDAIRNIIGWKPQVTLEEGLHNQYRWAQATLTGRK
- a CDS encoding glycosyltransferase family 4 protein, translating into MKTPHFDRIIFHKFDPKTPAPGGIDTCIRGILKYHRADEKIGIVGVWGNEVLTNRHVLGKWSEISISGRTIGYFPVTELDPGNQLRKIPHSLRIGVAAIRFRRRIGSHGVVQAHRADLGALSLLLWPRSGHTYFIHTQESGILGENSDSFWRKAAVVHRLIEKFTVKHADQVRVFNPDYIAAVEKWNANAKSSPTWWDPEIVGQAEERSPKRNILWVGRFERPKDPHLALATLETLVQQHPEEQWHLTMVGAGNLHSQILADIEHRGLQRHVVCTGRLAPADVMREMSRADIFLMTSVPGYEGYPRVLVEALANGLLSVVTPGADTGKLVADGVNGYTAGGRSPSELSKLIREVQQLSSSQATGSVMHLSAPAVISDLYQDTLI
- a CDS encoding glycosyltransferase; translated protein: MKSARPHPAAQIVPSKAKVLWAANSGGHFAQLRRIAASATVSADSLWITFDTPQTAGAIGDERHEFVDYISPRDWRNTIANARIVWKILKREKFDFCISTGAALAVAVLPLAAIRGIPSVYLESISRTDGPSLSGRILRRIPGISTYTQHERWSNKTWAYKGSILDSWESVNPPCSRSSADDGAPRTFFVTLGTIKPYRFDRLVDAVKGQLRPGDKVTWQVGCTTRADLTEGVLSEVSPQEFRRLAQAADVVVTHAGVGSIMELLDLGIKPLVVPRSMKYNEHIDNHQSLIVRELITRDLAVVLDLEKPTRSQLTDTIGHSVHQADRGGI
- a CDS encoding sugar transferase is translated as MGLFQFGTSCFPDWFEPSRCVHLRWAPQCRGGEHVASVGAAQRSLWGYPRRQGAVATRTLTSRHVWEQQYIRRLRVADVVVVVLSIALAQVVRFGDSDVATTGLLPTLTYTGVSIALGVLWIAFLAIFRTRSPRVIGNGAEEYRRIVSATFRLFGVIAIVSLLFRIDFARLYLAIALPVGLLALLLSRWVWRKVVTRMRSKGEYKTSVLIVGSRSAAVSMAQSFEKSPSSGYAVVGICMPGYEAPRDGLVHVEGTDIPVLGDEHDVLDAIGECGADTVAVTATEHLGNKGIRKMIWDLEKKDVDLVVAPGVVDVAGPRLVMRPVAGFPLIHVEKPQYNGATRFSKTAFDLTFAALVLVLISPILLAVAIAVKTTSRGPVFYKSERMGIDGTPFSMIKFRSMTADADKQVAHLLDQNEGAGGVLFKMREDPRVTPVGKVLRRFSLDELPQFINVLKREMSVVGPRPPLRREVETYNGEVRRRLLVKPGVTGLWQVSGRSDLSWEETVRLDLSYVENWSMVGDLLIIAKTMKAVVASNGAY